Genomic window (Leptotrichia sp. oral taxon 212):
TAAAAAAAGCAAATATACTTATAATTATCATAGTAATATTCAGCTTTATACTGGTAATGGTAATAAACAGACTAATAGAAAAGGAGGGTAAAAAGCAAGGTGAATAAGCTTACACATTTTGATGATGATGGAAAAGCAGTAATGGTAGATATTACTGAAAAAAATGTTACGGAAAGAACAGCTGTTGCTACAGGTGAAATTGTAATGAATAAGGAAACACTTGAAGCAGTAAAAAAGGGAAATATAAAAAAAGGAGATGTTTTGGGAACAGCAAGAATAGCAGCTATAATGGCAGCTAAGCAGACACAGTCCCTTATTCCCATGTGTCATAACATTCTGCTTACAAATGCTAAAATAGAATTTTCATTTGATGATGATGGAAATAAGATTTTCATAAAATCCACTGTAAAAACTACAGGAAAAACAGGAGTTGAAATGGAAGCACTTACAATGGTTGCAATAGCCGGTCTTACTATTTATGATATGTGTAAAAGTATGGATAAGTTTATGGTTATAGGAGAGATCACACTAGTAGAGAAACATGGCGGAAAAAGTGGAGATTGGGTTAAAGATGAGAAATAAATATAATGAATATTTTATTTAATATATATCTATAAGCAAAAGAATATAATTACATAAGCTTGTAAATTAGAAAAAGAAGAAGTAAAAGATACAGGAGGAAAAATGAAAAAAATTATTATCTCACTAACATTATTACTTTTTATTTTTAGTTGCAGTGGACAGAAAGAAACTGTAAAAAAAGAGCCTGTGACACTTACGATAAGTGCCGCCGCAAGTTTAAAGAAATCAATGGATAAAATTGTGGAAAATTATAAGAAAGAACATCCTGATGTAACTATAAATGTAAACTATGGTGGTTCAGGAGCTCTAGAAAAACAGATTATAGGTGGGGCTGCAGCTGACATCTTTATTTCAGCCGCTAAAAAAAATATGGATAATCTGGAAAAGGAAAATCTTATAATTAAGGAAACAAGAAAAGATCTGTTAAAAAATACATTAGTTCTGATAGCACCTAATACTCAGAAAGATACATTAAAATCTTCAAAGGAATTAAAAAATACAGGAAAGATAGCTTTAGGTGAAGAAAAAACTGTTCCTGCAGGAAAATATGGAAAACAGACACTGGAAAAATTGAACTTATGGAATAATATTCAAAATAAAATAGTTTATCAGAAAGATGTAACAGCTGTTCTAAATATAGTGGAACTTGGGGAAGTGGATGCCGGAATAGTTTATCTTACTGATGCAAAAAAGCTTAAAAACGGATTTATTGTCGAAGAATTTTCTCAGGATTTACATGAACCTATAGTTTATCCTGCAGCTGTTATCTCTTCTACAAAAAATAAAGAGCAGGCTGAACAGTTCCTTAAATATCTGGAAGATTCTGCATCAAAGAAAATATTTGAAGATGCCGGATTCAAATTTTAGATAATAGAATTGTAAGATTATGATGGATAAAATAGAATATTGAAAATAAAAAGCCATTTTATGGTATAATGTTCTTAAAAAAATGTATTTAAGGAGTTAATTATAAAATGGCATATTTAGATTGTGTAAGCTGATTCGAATAAAAGAATATTTTTAAAAGGCAGGAAATAAAATGATATATCGAGATATAGTACTTATAAGAAGTGGAGGGGATATTTCTTCGGGAATAATTGAGAGACTTTATAAATGTGGATTTAAAGTTGTAGTTCTTGAAACTGGTAATCCAAGCTCAATAAGAAGAGAAGTTTCTTTTGGTGAAGCAGTTTACAGAAAAAAAATGACTATCAATGGACTTACTTCTGTTTTGGCAGATGATATTGAAGAAATGGAAAAAATTCTTGAAAATGATGAAATTCCTGTACTCATAGATGGAGAAGGGAAATATATCAGTATATTAAAGCCTTCTATTCTTATTGATGCCATTCTTGCAAAAAAAAATCTTGGAACACATATAAATATGGCTCCGATTACAATCGGCATAGGTCCTGGATTTTTTGCGGGAAAAGATGTTCATGCAGTTATTGAAACTAAGAGAGGGCACCATCTCGGAGAAGTCATATATAGTGGTGAAGCTATTAAAAATTCTGGAATACCGGGAAATATAGGAGGTTTTACTAAAGAGAGAGTAATACACAGTGAATGGGAAGGAAACATCAGGAACATTAGTAAAATTGGAGATACAGTAAGGAAAGGGGAAACAATAGCCTTAATTAATGGAAATAAAGTTCTGGCTACCATAGATGGTATCCTTAGAGGAATAATAAGAGATGGATATTTTGTTACAAAAGGATTTAAAATAGCTGATATTGATCCAAGAATGGATGAATATGAAAACTGTTTCACAATTTCTGATAAGGCCAGAAGTGTAGGTGGCGGTGCTCTTGAAGCTATACTCACATTAAAAAATCAAATACCGGGAGGCCTTACATGGATGAAATAATATTAAAAAGAATAATAGAATCTTTAAACAAGGAAGAAAAAGTTGCACTAGTTACTATTACAGAGATTAAAGGATCTACTCCAAGAGATGAAGGTTCCTTGATGCTGGTCTGGGAAGATGGCAAATCTTTTGGATCTATTGGTGGTGGTAAAATAGAATATACTGTAATTCAGGAATCTGTTGAAGCTCTTAAAGCTAATAAAAATAGAAATTTTAATCACAGCTTGACTCCGCAGGGAGACTTAAAAATGGAGTGCGGAGGAGAAGCAAGTGGATTTATAAGAGTATTTGTTCCAGGAAAAAAACTTATTATTGCTGGTGGAGGTCATGTAGGTGAAAAAGTTCTGGAACTGGCAACCTTTCTTGGATTTAAATGTACTATTATAGATGACCGTGAAGAATACGCTACAAAAGAAAGTCTTCAAAAAGCTTCTGATATAATAATAACTCCATATAATGAAGCCTTTCAGAAGATTACAATTACTAAAGATACCTATATTGTCATAGCAACAAAAGGACATGCCGGAGATCTTGATTTTGTAAAAGAAGCCCTTAAAACAGAAGCAAAATATATCGGACTTATAGGAAGTAAGGTAAAACATGTTTTTATCAGAAATTCTCTTATTCAAGATGGATTTTCTGAAGAAGAAATTAATAGAATATATGGTCCGGTAGGATTAAATATATCTAACCAGCTTCCTGAAGAAATTGCCGTAAGTATAATGAGTGAGATACTTCTCATTAAGAATAACGGTACATTGGAACATAGAAAAGATATTTAAATAGAATATGAATTTTTTAAAATTTGTTTAAATAAAAAATATTTGGATTTATTTCATCAGTTAATGTTATAAAATAAAATTTATAATTATTTTAATATATAAAGAGTTATAATAAAAAATGTAAAGAATGGAGAGAAATATGTTTAAAATTGTGGAAAAGAAAACGCTGGCTCCAGCTATATACATGATGAGAGTTTATGCACCAAGAGTGGCTGAATCCTCCAATCCTGGACAATTTGTCATTGTAATGGCTGATAAGACAGGAGAGAGAGTACCTTTAACAATAGCTGATTATGACAAGGAGCAAGGAACAGTAACAGTAGTAATTCAGGCAATAGGAACTTCTACAAAAGAAATGTGTGACTTTGAAGAAGGAGATGAGTTTCTGGATTTTGTAGGACCTTTGGGAAAACCTTCAGAATTGATATATGAAACAGATGATGAACTTAAAAGGAAAAAGATATTATTTATAGCTGGAGGGCTGGGGGCAGCTCCTGTATATCCACAGGTAAAATATCTTCATTCAAGAGGGATAGATGTAGATGTCATAATAGGAGCCAGAACAAAAGAAGCTGTAATATACGAAGAGGACATGAGAAAAATTGCAAAAAATGTATACATTGTAACAGATGATGGAAGTTATGGAAAAAAAGGACTTGTAACAGATGAAATTGAACGACTTATGGGAGAAGGAAAAGAATATGATTTAGCAGTAGCTATAGGTCCTATGATAATGATGAAATTTACTGCACTTCAGACTCAAAAGTATAATATAAAAACTGTAGTGAGTCTAAATCCTATAATGGTAGACGGAACAGGTATGTGTGGTGCCTGCAGACTGACTGTCAATGGAAATGTAAAATTTGCCTGTGTAGACGGTCCGGAATTTTATGCTGATGAAATTAATTTTGATGAGGCTTTAAGAAGACAGGAAATGTACAAATCAACAGAAAAAAAAGGAAAAGAAATCAGCACATCGGATAATCCTCATGGTGCATGTAAAATGGATGAAGAGAAATTAGAAATGCTGGAATCCGAACCTAGTTATTATTGTAACGGAGGAACAGATGACCATGAGAATGAAAAGAAGCAGGAGACACCTTCATTTAATAAGAAAAAAAAGGTAGAAGATATTGTTCAGCCTGCTGAAGAAAGAATAAATAATTTTGAAGAAGTAAGTAAAGGATATACTGCTGAAATGGCCATGCTTGAAGCTACAAGATGTCTGAACTGTAAAAAGCCACTTTGTGTGCCAAGCTGTCCTGTAAATGTTCATATACCTCAATTTATAACAGAAGTGAAATCAGGTAATTTTGAAAAGGCTGCAGAAATAATAAAAGAAACAAATGCCCTTCCTGCTGTATGTGGAAGAGTTTGTCCTCAGGAAAGTCAGTGTGAAGGAAGCTGTATAGTAGGATTTAAAAATGAACCTGTTGCTATTGGAAGGCTTGAAAGATTTGTTGCCGACTACGTAAGAAAGAAAGGAATCAAGATACCGGTACTTATAGAGAAAAATCATAAAAAAGTGGCCATAGTGGGAAGCGGTCCTTCAGGAATAGCATGTGCAGGTGATCTGGCTAAAAAGGGTTATGACGTTACAATATTTGAAGCATTGCATGAGCCGGGAGGAGTTCTTGTTTATGGAATTCCTGAATTCAGATTGCCAAAAAAGGAAGTAGTAGAACCTGAAATTCAGGAGATAAAAGACTTAGGAGTAAAAATAGAAACAGATGTAGTAATAGGTAAGACTATTATGATTGATGATTTATTAGATAAAGAAAATTACGAAGCTGTATATATTGCATCAGGTGCAGGACTTCCTAATTTTATGCATATAAAAGGAGAAAATTCCAATGGAGTATTTTCAGCCAATGAATTATTAACGAGAAGTAATCTGATGAAAGCTTTTGATGAAAATTATAAGACTCCGATAAAGCTTGGTAAGAAAGTTGTAGTAGTAGGAGCAGGAAATGTGGCAATGGATGCGGCAAGAACAGCAAGAAGACTAGGATCAGAAGTATATGTAGTATATAGAAGATCTGAAGAAGAAGCACCGGCGAGACTGGAAGAATTGGAACATGCAAAGGAAGAAGGAATTAATTTCATGTTTCTTACAAATCCAATTGAAATTATTCCTGATGAAAATGGCTGGGTAAAGGCAATGAAATGTATAAAGATGGAATTAGGGGAGCCTGATGCAAGTGGAAGAAGAAGACCTGTCGCTATAGAAGGATCAGAATTTGACCTTGAAGTTGAAACGGTAATAATGTCTATAGGAACTTCACCTAATCCGCTAATATCACAAACTACATCAGGACTTGAACTTAATAAATGGAAATGTATAGTTGCTGATGAAGAAACTGGTCAGACGACAAGAGACAGGGTATTTGCAGGTGGAGATGCAGTAACAGGAGCAGCTACAGTTATACTGGCCATGGGAGCTGGAAAGAAAGCGGCAAAGGCTATTGATGAGATGATAAAATCGAAAAATTAATAATCAGTGACATAGTTGCAGTAATTAAGGATTTAATTACAGGATAAGTACATAGATACTTTGCTTAAAAAAGACTGTAAAATGCGATTATGATAAATTCTTATTTTTAAGAGAAAGAAAAATTTAATAAGTGGAAATGAGAGCATGAGGTTAATGAAAAGCCTTCATGCTCTTTTAAATTCTATTTATTTTCTTTTTTATTGAAATAATTTCTTACAATTGGAGCAACTTTTTCTCCATATAGCTTTATTGATTTAATTACATCTTCATGTGGTATTGAGCCTATAGGAAGATGAAGCATGAATCTGTTCAGACCAAGATTTTCGATTACTTTAATAAGTTTGGCTGCAACATCTTCAGGAGAACCTACAAACATTGCACCATCAGGTCCTACAGAGTTCAAGTATCTTTCCTTGCTTAAACCTGCCCAGTGAGGTCTTTCTGTGGAAATTTGATCAACAAGCATTTTTGTAGGCCAGAAATATTTCTCAATAGCTTCTTCGGTAGTATCCCATACAAATCCCCATGAATGTGCTGCAACTTTTAGTTTTTTAGGATTGTGTCCCTTTTCAGTACCGACTTTTCTATAAAGATCTATCAGCTGTTTAAAAGCCAGTGGATTTCCTCCAATAATAGCATAAACAATAGGTAATCCTTTATTAGCAATTCTTAGAGTTGATTCTATATGTCCTCCTGTTGCAACCCATATTGGTAGATTCTTATTTAAAGGTCTTGGATAAACTCCTTTATTATCAACTTTCTGAGTAAATTTTCCACCTTTCCAGTTTAAAATTTCCTCTTTATCTATTTCAAGAATCATATCCAATTTTTCATTAAATAATTGCTCGTAGTCTTTCAGATTGTATCCAAATAATGGGAATGATTCTGTAAAGGATCCTCTTCCAAGCATGATTTCTGCACGTCCATTAGAAAGAGCATCAACTGTTGAAAAATTCTGATAAACTCTTATTGGATCATTGGAAGATATATTTGTTGTAGCACTTGATAATTTTATATGTTTAGTATTAACAGCTCCTGCCGCCAGTATAATTTCAGGTGCAGATACTGCAAAATCAGCTCTATGATGTTCTCCTACTGCATAAATATCTAATCCGACTTTATCAGCTATTTCTATTTCTTCAATCATATTTCTTATACGTTCGTCATGTGAAATTACCTTTTTGCTTCCTTCAATTAAAGTAGTTTCTCCAAATGAACTTATTCCTAATTCTATCATATTAATTCACTCCCTTTTTAAAATTTTATTTATTGTAAATTTTATCTGGACTATTTTTCCAGAAAATAGTCAAATTATTTTGAAAGTACTGATATCAGTTTCATATACAAACGAATAATATCATATTTTTTTATTATATACAAGTACGTACAAAAAAGTGCTATAATATACAAAAGTATAGAAATTAAAAAGAGAGGTGATGAATATGCATAAAATTGAAAAAATAGAACCGAATTTGTGTCATACAGATGCTGGACTTGATACAATTATAGGTAAATGGAAACTGACTATTTTACTTCATATTATGAAGAATGGTACAATGCGTTTTTCAGATTTGACACGTGCAATACCTGAAATAACACAGAAAATGCTGACTAAAAATCTCAGGGAACTGGAAGAGGATGATATAATAAGCAGATTTTCCTATCCAACAATTCCTCCAAAAGTAGAATATTCCTTAACTGAACATGGTAAGGAACTGGAACCTATTATTGATGCCCTTCATGAATGGGGAATTAGACATAAGGCACATATTATGGAGAAATGGCTGGAAAATAGTGAAATTTCAAAATAAAAACATAAATATATTTTGTTATATTAACTTTTAAATTCTATTTTTTCAATAATAATTTCTTATAACTGATATCAATTGCAAAAGCTCCTAAAGGAGCAGTTATAAGGATAGAAAGTACTGCAACTGTAAGAATTATATTTCCTGAAGGAAGTCCCATAGACAAAGGTATGGAGCCAATAGCTGCCTGAACAGTAGCTTTTGGACAATAGGCAATCATGCAAAATAATCGTTCCCTGTAAGAAAGTGATGTTCCGACAAGACATAGAAATACTCCTATCATACGGAAAATCAGAACAGTAATAATTAAAAGAATGGCAGGAATACTTGCAGATAATGCATATTTTATATTTACAGTAGCACCTACAAGCACAAAAAGCATAACTTCTGCGGCAATCCATAATTTAGAATATTTTACAGACAGCCTTTTAGATAGTATTGTATTTTTTGCCTGAATGCCTGTTCCTATGCTCATTATGGCAAGAAGGCCTGAAAATCCGATTATACCTGTTAGAGAATGTTCAAAAGTTACAAGAAGGAAAGAAATATTTAAAATAATAATTACTTTCAGACTGTCTCTTATGTGTATTTTTCTAAAAAGATAAATTAGTAAAATGGCACATAAAAATCCTATAAATATTCCAAAAAAAATGGAAGTAGGAATTTTTATAAGGTTAAGCATTGAAAATGTACCATTTGAAGCAAGTCCAATGAAAGAAGTAAACAAAACTATAACAAACACATCATCAACAGAAGCTCCTGCCATAATCAGCTGTGGAATACTCCTGTCTGTTCCATATCCTTCTTCCATGAGTTTCAGCATTTTAGGAACAACTACGGCAGGAGAAACAGCGGCAATAACAGTTCCAAGTATTGCAGAATCCAGAAGTCCAAGTCCTAAAAATTTTGGTGCAAAAATTATCATTCCCAGAATTTCAAAGGTTGCTGGAACAAAACACATTAAGACAGCAGGTCTTCCAACTTTTTTTAAATCATTTATATCAAGATTCAGACCGGCTCTTGTTAATATTATAATTAAAGCTATCTGTCGTAAATCTGCTGAGATTGATAAAATTTTCGGATCAAGAAGATTCAGGAGATAAGGTCCTAAAATTATCCCTGTAAGTAACATTCCTATTAATTGAGGCAATTTCAGACGGTTAAATATGCTTCCGAGTATAATGCCTGAAAGAAAAATAAGGGTAAGACTAAATAACATAAAAAAATCCTTTCTATTTGTCTGTTTTGACTGACAAATGAATATAATATAAAATTAAATAATATAAAATCATTTCTGTTTTTTAGATTAACATATGAAAGTCTCTTTTTCAAGAATAATTTTCATAAAAAAGAAGAAATATGATATAATATGAAAAAATAAAAATTTATAACTGGAAAAAGAAAAGTGGTATAAAATGCTTATAAAACTGGAAATAGATATAGAAAATATAAAAAAAACTTAAAAAAAATAAAAGAAATAAATCAGAATATAATATGTGTATTAAAAGATGATGCATATGGGCTGGGGATAGAAAGTATATTGCCTGTACTGATAAATAATGGATGTCTGTATTTTGCAACGGCATACATTGGAGAAGCTTTAAAAATTAAGAATATAGTAAAAAGAGAATTTCCTGACAAGATGGAAAAAATTTCTGTTATGGTATTAAATTATATTGAAGAAAATGAATTGAAAAAAGCTGTAAAAAATGATATCGAAATTACAATCTTTAATTTTGAACAGCTTGAAAGATATGCAGATATTCTAAAAAATGAAGGAAGAATGAAAGTACATATAAAGTTTAATACAGGAATGAATAGGCTTGGATTTGATGAAACTGAAACGGAAAAACTGATGGAAAAAATAAAATTTGCTTCGAATATTGATATAATGTCAGTTTATTCTCATATTTCCGATGTTGGTAATGAAGAAGAAACAGAAAAACAGATAGCTAAATATGACAGGATTGTATCGATTTTTGATAGCAACAGCATAAAATACAGATTTAGGCATATTCAGGCGAGTCCGTTGCTTTTCAAATACAGGAAAAAATATAATTATGACTTTGCAAGAGTAGGTATGGCAATATATGGAATGGAACCGCTAAGTGAAAAAGTTGGGTTATATCCTGTACTGAAATTAAGTTCAAAGATAATAAACATAAGGAAATTGTCTAAAGGAGAAAAAGTTTCCTATGGAAGTCGAGGGAAATTGAAGGAAAATAATACAGTAGCGGTAATTCCTGTAGGTTATGCTCATGGACTGCAGAAACAGATTGAAAATAACGGAGCATATGTGCTGATTAATGGGAAAAAAGCAAAAATCCTGGGAGAAGTATGTATGGATATGATTATAGTTGACATAACAGATATTCCTGAAGTAAAAATAGGCAGCGAAGCTGTTATTACAGGAAAGCAGGGAAATGAAGAAATTACTCTCTTACAGATGGCTGAATGGGCTGGAACTATACAGGACGATATACTTACAAAATGGAATAAAGGAATAAAAAGAATACTGGTCTGATATGTGGAAAGTTATTAAAGGTATTATTTGTATGTGATATAACAGAAAATAATGTCGTTTCAAATAAAAAAATCATAAAAATTTTAAAATAAAGTGATATAATATTATAAAAAAATTGAAAATTAAAAACAGGAGAAAACAATAATGGATAAAGTTGTACTAATAATGGCAGGTGGGAGCGGAACAAGATTCTGGCCCTTGTCCACAAATGAGAGACCGAAACAGTTTCTGGATCTTGTCTCTGAAAAAACAATGATTAGGGAAACTGTAGACAGAGTTGTAAAATTGATACCCGCTGAGAAAATATTTATTTCAACGAATATAGCCTATCTTGATATTATAAAGAAGGAACTTCCTGAAATACCTGAAAAAAATATAATTTTTGAGCCTATGGCGAGGGACACCGCCGCATGTATAGGTTATGCCGCATTAATAATACAGAAGATATATAAAGACAGTATTATGGCAGTACTGCCGTCAGATCATCTTATAAAGAAAGAAAAAGAATTTCTCGAAAGTCTTAACTTTGCTTTTGAAGAAGCTGAAAAAGATGTTATTGTAACATTGGGAATAAAACCTTCCTATCCGGAAACAGGATATGGATATATTGAGTATATTAAAAACAGAAAGCCAAAGAAAAGAGAAGAAGACGCAGAAGAATGTAAAATCTACAAAGTGAAAAGTTTTAGAGAAAAACCTAACAGGGAAATTGCGGAAAAGTATATAGAGAAGGGAAATTACCTGTGGAACAGCGGAATGTTCGTATGGAAAACAGAGTTTATCCTGAATGAAATAAAAAAATATATGGATTCCCATAAACCGGTTCTTGAAAAAATAGAAAAAATGCTGGAAAAGAAAGATTTAAATAAATTTTATGGGAAAACCTTGAGTGATTATGTCAGGGAAGAATTTGAAACATTTGAAAAAATATCAATAGATTTTGGAGTAATGGAACATACAAAGTCAGTTCTTGTAATACCTGTAGATATAAGCTGGAATGATGTGGGAAGTTTCAAATCCCTGGATGAAATTTTTCCGAAAGATGGTAAGGGAAATGTGGTAAGAACAGAAAATTATTCAGAAATTGATTCAGAAGGAAACATAATAATAAATAAGGAAAAGGATAAAATAATAGCAACAATAGGGATAGAAGATATTGTCATTGTAAATACGGAAGATGCGCTGCTTGTATGTCATAAGGATAAAAGCCAGGAAATAAAGAAAATACTTAATAAAATAGAAAAAGAAAATAAATAGGAATAGGAAAGGGAAGAATCGATGGATATAAACTGCATTCAGGAAGCAAGAGGAGTATTCGACATTGAAATAAGTGAACTTGAAAATGTAAAAAACAAGATAGATGACAGATTTGAGAAAACAGTAAATCTTATTTATGGTCTAAAAAATAATAAGGTTGTAGTTACAGGTATTGGTAAGTCAGGACTTATAGGGAAAAAAATTGCCGCAACACTTGCATCTACTGGAACAAGTGCCATATTTATAAATGCTGCAGAAGCGCTACATGGAGATTTGGGAATGATAAGTAACGGAGATATAGTCATTGCGATTTCCAATAGTGGAAATTCTGATGAAATACTGAGTATTCTGACTCCTATAAAAAAAATAGGAGGAAAAATAATAGCCTTTACAGGAAATGAAAAATCTACGCTTGCAAAATATGCAGAAATAGTTATAAATATTGGAGTTGAAAAGGAAGCGTGTCCACTTGGAACGGCACCTATGAGTTCAACAACTGCAACACTTGTAATGGGTGATGCTCTTGCAGTTGCACTTATGAAAATGAGAAATTTTACTGAAAACGATTTTGCTAAATATCATCCGGGTGGAAGTCTTGGAAAAAGACTTCTTCTTACAGTTTCTGACCTGATGCATATGGGTGATGAACTACCTGTTGCAGGAGAAAATGAAGAAATTGAAAATATTCTGCTTCTTCTCACAAAAAAGAAAATGGGTGCAGTATGTATTTCAGAAGATGGAAAAGCACACAGCAGACTGAAAGGAATTATTACAGAAGGAGATATAAGACGTGCATTACAGC
Coding sequences:
- the modA gene encoding molybdate ABC transporter substrate-binding protein is translated as MKKIIISLTLLLFIFSCSGQKETVKKEPVTLTISAAASLKKSMDKIVENYKKEHPDVTINVNYGGSGALEKQIIGGAAADIFISAAKKNMDNLEKENLIIKETRKDLLKNTLVLIAPNTQKDTLKSSKELKNTGKIALGEEKTVPAGKYGKQTLEKLNLWNNIQNKIVYQKDVTAVLNIVELGEVDAGIVYLTDAKKLKNGFIVEEFSQDLHEPIVYPAAVISSTKNKEQAEQFLKYLEDSASKKIFEDAGFKF
- a CDS encoding helix-turn-helix domain-containing protein — translated: MHKIEKIEPNLCHTDAGLDTIIGKWKLTILLHIMKNGTMRFSDLTRAIPEITQKMLTKNLRELEEDDIISRFSYPTIPPKVEYSLTEHGKELEPIIDALHEWGIRHKAHIMEKWLENSEISK
- the alr gene encoding alanine racemase; its protein translation is MCVLKDDAYGLGIESILPVLINNGCLYFATAYIGEALKIKNIVKREFPDKMEKISVMVLNYIEENELKKAVKNDIEITIFNFEQLERYADILKNEGRMKVHIKFNTGMNRLGFDETETEKLMEKIKFASNIDIMSVYSHISDVGNEEETEKQIAKYDRIVSIFDSNSIKYRFRHIQASPLLFKYRKKYNYDFARVGMAIYGMEPLSEKVGLYPVLKLSSKIINIRKLSKGEKVSYGSRGKLKENNTVAVIPVGYAHGLQKQIENNGAYVLINGKKAKILGEVCMDMIIVDITDIPEVKIGSEAVITGKQGNEEITLLQMAEWAGTIQDDILTKWNKGIKRILV
- a CDS encoding XdhC family protein, producing MDEIILKRIIESLNKEEKVALVTITEIKGSTPRDEGSLMLVWEDGKSFGSIGGGKIEYTVIQESVEALKANKNRNFNHSLTPQGDLKMECGGEASGFIRVFVPGKKLIIAGGGHVGEKVLELATFLGFKCTIIDDREEYATKESLQKASDIIITPYNEAFQKITITKDTYIVIATKGHAGDLDFVKEALKTEAKYIGLIGSKVKHVFIRNSLIQDGFSEEEINRIYGPVGLNISNQLPEEIAVSIMSEILLIKNNGTLEHRKDI
- a CDS encoding LLM class flavin-dependent oxidoreductase — translated: MIELGISSFGETTLIEGSKKVISHDERIRNMIEEIEIADKVGLDIYAVGEHHRADFAVSAPEIILAAGAVNTKHIKLSSATTNISSNDPIRVYQNFSTVDALSNGRAEIMLGRGSFTESFPLFGYNLKDYEQLFNEKLDMILEIDKEEILNWKGGKFTQKVDNKGVYPRPLNKNLPIWVATGGHIESTLRIANKGLPIVYAIIGGNPLAFKQLIDLYRKVGTEKGHNPKKLKVAAHSWGFVWDTTEEAIEKYFWPTKMLVDQISTERPHWAGLSKERYLNSVGPDGAMFVGSPEDVAAKLIKVIENLGLNRFMLHLPIGSIPHEDVIKSIKLYGEKVAPIVRNYFNKKENK
- a CDS encoding bifunctional dihydroorotate dehydrogenase B NAD binding subunit/NADPH-dependent glutamate synthase; the encoded protein is MFKIVEKKTLAPAIYMMRVYAPRVAESSNPGQFVIVMADKTGERVPLTIADYDKEQGTVTVVIQAIGTSTKEMCDFEEGDEFLDFVGPLGKPSELIYETDDELKRKKILFIAGGLGAAPVYPQVKYLHSRGIDVDVIIGARTKEAVIYEEDMRKIAKNVYIVTDDGSYGKKGLVTDEIERLMGEGKEYDLAVAIGPMIMMKFTALQTQKYNIKTVVSLNPIMVDGTGMCGACRLTVNGNVKFACVDGPEFYADEINFDEALRRQEMYKSTEKKGKEISTSDNPHGACKMDEEKLEMLESEPSYYCNGGTDDHENEKKQETPSFNKKKKVEDIVQPAEERINNFEEVSKGYTAEMAMLEATRCLNCKKPLCVPSCPVNVHIPQFITEVKSGNFEKAAEIIKETNALPAVCGRVCPQESQCEGSCIVGFKNEPVAIGRLERFVADYVRKKGIKIPVLIEKNHKKVAIVGSGPSGIACAGDLAKKGYDVTIFEALHEPGGVLVYGIPEFRLPKKEVVEPEIQEIKDLGVKIETDVVIGKTIMIDDLLDKENYEAVYIASGAGLPNFMHIKGENSNGVFSANELLTRSNLMKAFDENYKTPIKLGKKVVVVGAGNVAMDAARTARRLGSEVYVVYRRSEEEAPARLEELEHAKEEGINFMFLTNPIEIIPDENGWVKAMKCIKMELGEPDASGRRRPVAIEGSEFDLEVETVIMSIGTSPNPLISQTTSGLELNKWKCIVADEETGQTTRDRVFAGGDAVTGAATVILAMGAGKKAAKAIDEMIKSKN
- the yqeB gene encoding selenium-dependent molybdenum cofactor biosynthesis protein YqeB is translated as MIYRDIVLIRSGGDISSGIIERLYKCGFKVVVLETGNPSSIRREVSFGEAVYRKKMTINGLTSVLADDIEEMEKILENDEIPVLIDGEGKYISILKPSILIDAILAKKNLGTHINMAPITIGIGPGFFAGKDVHAVIETKRGHHLGEVIYSGEAIKNSGIPGNIGGFTKERVIHSEWEGNIRNISKIGDTVRKGETIALINGNKVLATIDGILRGIIRDGYFVTKGFKIADIDPRMDEYENCFTISDKARSVGGGALEAILTLKNQIPGGLTWMK
- the moaC gene encoding cyclic pyranopterin monophosphate synthase MoaC — protein: MNKLTHFDDDGKAVMVDITEKNVTERTAVATGEIVMNKETLEAVKKGNIKKGDVLGTARIAAIMAAKQTQSLIPMCHNILLTNAKIEFSFDDDGNKIFIKSTVKTTGKTGVEMEALTMVAIAGLTIYDMCKSMDKFMVIGEITLVEKHGGKSGDWVKDEK
- a CDS encoding sodium:proton antiporter, producing the protein MLFSLTLIFLSGIILGSIFNRLKLPQLIGMLLTGIILGPYLLNLLDPKILSISADLRQIALIIILTRAGLNLDINDLKKVGRPAVLMCFVPATFEILGMIIFAPKFLGLGLLDSAILGTVIAAVSPAVVVPKMLKLMEEGYGTDRSIPQLIMAGASVDDVFVIVLFTSFIGLASNGTFSMLNLIKIPTSIFFGIFIGFLCAILLIYLFRKIHIRDSLKVIIILNISFLLVTFEHSLTGIIGFSGLLAIMSIGTGIQAKNTILSKRLSVKYSKLWIAAEVMLFVLVGATVNIKYALSASIPAILLIITVLIFRMIGVFLCLVGTSLSYRERLFCMIAYCPKATVQAAIGSIPLSMGLPSGNIILTVAVLSILITAPLGAFAIDISYKKLLLKK